The genome window acgtgtgtgtgcgcgtgtgcgtgtgtgcgcgtgtgtgttcaCTCGTCTTTCTTTACATGTGTCCATCTACATATGTCTGTGCAGCGGTGTCTTCACtcacgacccccccccccccccacagcctgCGCACCCTGGGCCAGCAGTTGgacagcgcgcgcacacgcagcGCTCACCTCGAGCAGCAGCTGGGAAGAGTCCGTGCGAAGGGCCGGCGCCTCGGGTGAGAAAAGTGCGCCGTGACACAGCAGCCAATAGCAGGACGGGGAGGGACTGGGGGGAGAAGACAATGGGGGGGCTAagtgaggaggaggacgggGATGAGGACGAGAGGAAGGGCTCCCGCCGCGGGCTCCTGGCCTTCGGGATAGGGGTCGGATCCCACGGTAGCGGCGGGAACCGCGGCCCCGTCGGGCAGGAAGCGCGAGGCCAATGGGAAACACCTGTGTGTTCGAGCGCTTCTGGACCCGGGAGGGCGGAACCAGCAGGGCGCACGGGTCACACGTGTTCCTGGTGGACGGACTTCTCATCTCCGACCCGTTCAGGACCAAAGTGAAGTTTCGGCTCCATTAAAACATTCCAGTCGATGAAATTCTTGGAACATCTTATCTCTGGTTTGTGCACTGATATGAACACCCCCCCTCGGCCTCcttgttcttgtgtgtgtgtgtgtgtgtgtgtgtgtgtcggtctAAGTTCCTTTGCAACGTGTCTCGCACCACCAtcttgctggttcacatccctccagtagcacctatagaagtgacattcaaatagcagaTAGATAGACAATCGTAGCagatgggagggattcagcagctctgagggacacagggagcttgTTTCACCGCATCGGGGACGGAACTGAGAACCTGCACACTACTGATGTTGGAGCCCTCACTCTACAGGAGACCATGGTGCTGCAGAGCTCTCTGGTCCAGTGGTCAGTCCGGCGAACACTCGACACTCTTCAGTGTTCAGCCAGGTTGTACACacgctgggggggagggggtcattAATGCCACATGCGCCGGTTGCCATGGTTGCCGAAGTGTGTTTACGCTGCGGATCCTGTCCGTACCGGTCCGGCTCCATGTGCCGCGAGTCTGTCTCCTGTTTATTGGCCAATTCATCATTGACCAGAGTGTTTTTCTGACCCATTTTTCTCCCTGGAAATGAGAACCGTTTTGTAATTTGATCTATTCAGAGCGACAGGCATTAAATTATTCAGCCTGGCGGcttcctccctccttctctctcttcttctcgctctctttttctgcctcttttctctctctttcccaccTCCAGGAGCAGAAACTTCAGAACGAAGAGTTGAAATCCTTTCTTTCACACATGCGGTCATCATGTATGTGACCCATGCACGCATTTCCTGGCCCACAggcccacacacccacacacccacacacacacacacacacacacacacactgactgctgtGAGTGGTCTTGCAGGAGGAGAAGTGACGCGCAGCAGCACTGCCTGATGGTGGCGCTCCAGCTGCTGGCTTCATCCCGTCAGGATCTCCGGGACGTTCAGCAGAGCTTCTCTCGGCTCCAGGACGCGTGGAAGGACTGCGGCACCGAGCCGCTTCAGAGCAGCCGCAGGTCGGACGCGGGTACGAGGAACGTAGCGCACAGCACTGTGAGAGCCGCGTGCGAGCCGTGTGTTCCTCCTTCCATCATCACCCTCATCATTTCCTCATCACTTCAAACCGCTGCGCTGCTGTTCCTTTACCGCACACACTTGTGTTCATGACGCTGTGCTGCTACGCACTGAGCCCATCggccacagcagcagctcatGTGGCGTCGCGtgaatatgaatgaatatgaatgaatatgaatatgaatatggaAAAGGAGCAGTGAGCTGATTGTTACTCAAATTACTCAGTTTTGGTGCCAGAGGACATTTCGTTGCGTTGAAAATGGAGTGTGTGCGgagagtgtgttgtgtgtgtcgCTCTGCCCGCGGTACTCGCACACTGGTGTCTGAGTCCAGGCCAGTTTCACACACTCTGGTGAACTCTTGCATGAGGATGAGAACCAGTGCAAATGAACCTGCAAACCAGATCTTCTGCCAGCTTCTTCTGGGCTCTTCTGGTTTGTTCTGGGTTTTCCTGGCTGGCTTCTTTTGATTTCTCCTAGTTTCTTCAGGGTTCTCCCGGGTTCCCCCAGCTTCTCCCGGTTTCTTCCGGTTTCTCCTGGGTTCTCCACCTCTCGGATGGTGCGCCGCTGTTGCGCGCTGCTGCCCACAAAACTTGCATTAGAGTCACACTCAAGGGAACAGTCGAGAGGAGCTGGAAGGGCGTCACCCTAGGCGCAAAGAATCAGTTTGAAACGTGGTGATTTTTTTCACCTGAGCAGCAGCTGGCCTTTTAGCGCAATACCTGACCCGTCTCCACATCTCAGCTCGTGTCCAGAACCTACGTTCTGAGCCACCGGCACTGAACTACAGAGGGAACGGGGCGGAACCAGATGAATTCAACCCTgttccgcagtgtttacagctcccgTCTGCTGTCCCTCGGTGTCAGTGATCAGTAAGAAGGTGAGGAACACGTTCATTGGATCAGCGAGCGTTGAACATTCAAAATTCGTGAAATGGAAAACAATCCCCTTCCTTCGAAGTTACGAACAAATTGAATTATGAACAGATGCCAGGTCCCCACTGTGTTATACAGACAAGGTGAGCAAGAGATAGCGgtccgggggggtggggggctgcgAACCCACCGCTTCCCGAGTGTTTCCCGTGGTTCCCGGGGCCTCCGAGGGACGTGTTCCGACACGGTTGCGCCGTTGAGCCGCAGCCAGGTGCCGACTGGCTGAATCCTGACCTGTGTGGCTCCACCCCCATGGCCTGCCTGTCCAATGGGGATGAAGAGGGGTGGAGCGTTCAGTTGCAGCCCCGGGCCTCCCATCCCAGAAAAAAAGATGGATTGCCAtggcacgcgtgtgtgtgtgcgggtctGAGGCCAACTGTAAACGCAGAGCCGTCACACCTTCCTTTgacttatttaaatatgtaaatgagagGTGTGCTGCCCGGCCCGGTGACGGCTGCGAGTGGGGACTCTGTGTGTGCCGTTCGCCCTGACCTCCCGTTGAACCGCAGCCTTCCGTTGTTTCCCCGCTCTTGCGCTCAGGGTGCAGGTTCGACGCCCTGCCCCCAGCAACCAGGAAGTGTTCTTCGCTTCACCACCGTAAACGTGTGACAGGTGCCCTTTGTCACTGCCAGCAGGGCGCAGCGACCGAGCCGCTTGTTGGACCGTGGACTCGAGGCGGAGATGTCCGAACCTTTCCTGCCGTTCACCGCTGTGAGCTTTACGGTTCGGCTCCAGGACGTTACCGTgacggcgccccctgctgtctgtctgtccccaGAACAGGCCCGGCGGAGCCAGGAGGCGGACCGGCTCCGAACCGAGGCCTCCGAGCTGCACGTCCGCCTCGAGGCCCAGATACGGGACAGCGCCGCGCTGCGGAGCCACAACCAGGAGGCACAGGCCCAACTGGACGGTGGGTGGAGCCACTGCGGTCTCCACGGCAACGCTGGGAGCGCGAGGGGCCTGCGtgtggggtcctgctctcctgcctcGGCCCCTGAGATGCTGCAGCTGCCGAAGCGCCGCCGTGTccctcctcccacagtccttctcctccttccacaAGTGGTggcgtgtgcgcgcacacacacacacacacacacacacacacacacacacagagtcactcaAGCGGTTGCCAGCCTTTATCGGTTCTCTGGAGGCGTGTCGACTGCTCGGGTCACTGTGACCACAGCCCAGTTACGAGGGATCAATTGCTCCACTCAAAGGAAACACTCATGAGGGTCCCTCTCTGCAGAGCGCGATGTCACAGTGACATGGAGCACCACAgagcacggacacacacacacacagccatatTATTCCTCAGTTTTGAtggagccgtgtgtgtgtgtgtgtgtgtgtgtgtgtgtgtgtgtgtgtatatcggTCACACACTGCTTCAGGCTGCTGTGAAATAGTCCAGAACTGTTGCATGTTGAACAACACGTATGAACATGCACTGCTCACATGTGCTCTTTCAGTGAGTCCATAAAGGACACAAAGGCCTCGTTTTACCTCATTCCAGCTCTGCTTTGTCTAAGGTGGCtgatgtacactgatttacactgattcacccaaTTCAGGATatggaccttgatcaaggagcaggaggtgggattcgaacctctgctttaaccactacactacttgctGGTTCTATCACTTAGCACTTTatcttttttcataaatataattaatatacacatacgcacactggctgaaaccgcttgtcccgagcggggttgcggcgaaccggagcctaacccggtaacacagggcacaaggctggagaaggaggggacgcacccaggacgggagtcCAGATTTAATAATCCTGCTGCAGCAAAGATTTGCCAGCAGTGTAGCGCAGccccttcccacaatgcactggggCACACTGCAGGAGTGTGACTGTGAatctcagtgaaacacacactgtgactggAACCTGTCTGCACACATTTGCTGCCTTTCACTGTggctctctcaaacacacacacacacggagaacCTCTTTTCCActcttcccctccagctgcCCTGTATTTTTGTCCTGCTGGTTGACATGTAGATGGTTAGAAGAGAGGTCAGGGCGTCTTGCTCTCGCTCACCTGCCTGTCGCTCCAACATGCTCGGGTCGACTTCttaagtgtgtgtatgcgtgtgtgtgtgctgtgccaGCATTTTTCGGCTTCTTATCGAAAACATCTGTTTCCATCTCACCTTTATAACCGATATAATCCCAAGGAGCAGACTGTCACACCTGTAGCTGGAAggtgcccttagtgtgtgtgcagtgtgtgtggatgatGTGTGTATAGTGCATCTgttgtgtgtacagtgtgtgtccTCATGCTGCTCTCACTGCTCTCCAGACATGAAGGAGCTGTTGGAGAGTCTGCAGCAGGACCTACGGCGCCACCAGTCTGCGAGGGAGgacctggaggagctgctggagtgagttctctcacacacacacacacacacacacacacgaggcaTTCAGTCCAATCTATTCTATCAATCACTGAAGGGGTGTTGCCTCCCTGGCTGTGGGCTGGACTGATGGCATTGAAGGGGCGTGGCCATGGCACCTGGTTGGTGGGGGTGCAAGGTGCCCCTCCTACTCACCCCAGGCCTTTGCACTGAGCTGCAGAAGGGCAGGGCCTGCAGTCCAGGGCGGAGCAACAAGCCGCGACAAGCCACTCCTACTCCCTAGGCTTCGGCAACGTTTACCGTGCCCCACCCTTTACCGTAAACAGGGTAGCCCttccatgacccccccccccccccccacagccccccCAGTGCACCGGGGCTGGAATGGGTGGCAGGCAGCAGCCGGGCAGGCTGAGGGACACAGAGGTTCGGGTGGCTTGTGGAGACAGTGAGCAGAGCAggacagggggtgggggggctgctgGAAGTTGAAGGTACGAGTGATTGGGCAAGCAAGTGAGAGAGAAAGGGTTGACCTCATCCTGTCTGGGCTGCGAGCCGCTCTTCTGACCGGTGTGTCACACGGAGTGCCGGAGCCCCCTGAGGTTCTCGGTCAAGTGTGTTGTAACCCCGTCCCCCCACCGAAAAGGGTACCTTGACCTGAACAGTGAGACACGAGGTGGGGTCCCTGCTGCTCTCCGTTTCGTCACACGAGCGTTAAATGCGAACATGGAGCGTGTTGCCTGGAGACGGAGACAAGAGGCTGCGGatgggggggcgtgggggtgcCTGACCCCACTGGAGActgagcggggggggggttctggCAGGAGTGGAGAGCACGGTCTCAGCAGTGGGAGCGGAGCTTCTTGGTGACACATTGGTGGTTGCGGTTGAAGCGGTTCAGCCGGTACCGGTACCGGGTCGCCCCTCTGCGCTCCAGCTCCGCCACCCGGTGCACTTCCTGTTCTGAGCGGTGCTCTTCTGCTGTTGCCCTGTAGGAGGCGCTGCAAGGAGGCAGAGGAGCTGCGGTGCAGACACACAGAGTTGGAGAAGCAGAGCGGTGAAACCCAtcgcaggtgtgtgtgcgcagtgtGTCCTGTGTCTCTTGCAGCTCTTGGGACGGCGGACAAAATGCCAGCGTTTGGGGAAGAGGGACGCCGGAGCAGCCAACAAAGAGCCCCTTAAAGCCATTCGTTCGCTGGAGAGCCGGAGACAGGCGTCCCAGAGAGCGCTCGCGTTTCCTCCCATCTTTCCTTCTTTTGCCGAGTGGTGTGTGACCGAGAGCAGCGAGACGCGACACCACTTTACCTCATTTACCACGTGTTCATGTCGTCGTCGCTTCTCAAGagcgacttacagttatttacccatctacacagctgggcaattttaccgCAGTAATTTGgggtactttgctcaagcagcagcagtttagctcacattttgttttcttcagttctTCTAAACCGCATTTTACCGCAGTAGAGACTCCAGAGCAGCTCTTTGCATCTCTTACTTCATTCATTTCATGACTTCCTCCTCCATGCTATTATCCACTGTGCCGGACGCCCTCCTCCAAGTGGCATTACACTCTTTTACCCTggagggtcatttttactgcctcGGTtcaaggcactacagcaggacgtgggattcgaacccagctccTCTGAGCACAAGGCAATAGCTGTGACTGCTGCATTGCCGGCTGTTACAGATGTGCGTCTCCGTCGTTTCTTTTCAGGGAGTGTTGCGCTAACCAGACCCAGCAGGGTGTTGTAACCAGACCCAGTAGTGTGTTGTAACCAGGCCCCATGTCCTGCTACACTTTCCAGGCTGTCGGCAGAagtgaaggagagagaggagcgtCTGCTCTCATGTCGACGCCAGTTCCGGTccctgcaggagcagctgtcTCTGCAGCGACGATCCGAACAGGAAGCGGCACGAAGGCGGAACGACACGGAGGCCGAGAAGAGAGCCCTGAGGGACGCCCTGCTGGAGGCGCGCCAGGAAGCGTCTCGCTTACGGAGGCACAGGTCATGTCCCGTCACCGTCTGTTCCTCCTGCGTCACTCATTGCGCTCTTCTCACGTGGGCCCCGCCTGTCCTCACCTGTGCACCTGTCTCTCGTCGCTTGTTTGTGTGTCGCGTCCCGTTTGTTTTTCCGGTCCTCTTTATCCGCCCGTCTGCACTCGGCTATTTTCGTTCTCTTTCTTACTCCCTCCGAGTCCCTCCTTCTGAAAAGGTGCCATTTTCGGCACAGGACTCCCTTCCCCATTGAAATGCCGCCCCCCCTGACCGCGGCACAGAGCCGGCGCCGCACATCCAGGTTGGGCCCGGCGATCCGTCTCTCACGTAACGGGTGCGAGCACGGGGCGCTGCGACCCACGCGGGAGGGGTGTGGGGTCCACTCTCTAAAGCTACAGCACCGTGGGACACAAAGAGGAGAGACGGAAAACGTGGTCGGTCTTCAAACTCCACCAATAATCTCGCTGTTGGACCTCTGCTCCCAGGGAGACGGAACGGGCGCCGAGGCTCGCGTCCAGCTACCAGGCTCACGACGCGGCGCCGGTTGTGCCCAATAACCGATGTCAATTTGGACACTGTGCTCCCATTGACACGGAGGCCTGTTTGACCGCGGTCCCTGACCTCCAGTGACCGTTATTAATTCTGTTCCTGCGCCCTGAAACTGGGGCTCCTTTCATCCGCGGGTCGCCGTGAGGTCACCGGGGCGGTTCTGGCTCGCGGTCTGCGTGCGGCTCGCTCGTCCATCTGGCCGACTCACAAAGAACCTCTGGGAGCGAAGCCGGGGGTTCGAGGCTTAGACACGCAGTCAGTGTTAAAATGACCCTtttgggctggggggggggtaaagGCTGCGCCCTGCGAACGCGCGGCTGCCGGAGCCGATGACCGGCACGCCGTGGTGCCGCTGCAGCTGAGCGTCTGTGAAAAGACACGCGGCTCGCTCATTATTACGTAGGTCGCCGAGGACGTCGATCCCTGCGCTCCTCCTTCCTTGGGCGCCCCCCCACCTGAGCGCCGCCGCGATTCTGCTTCTTCTGGGTGCGACGGGGAACGAGGCTCACGTTTCTGCCATGAGTCACTGGGCCAAACGGGAGGGAGGGGTTACACCACTCAGACCAGCGTGGCCAGGTGAGCAGAGGCAGGTGAGGGCGGCGATTCCGCATCTTGCCGTCTCGCACGGCGACGTTTGACCCCTCGGGCAGCGGGCAGAGCCTCTCGCCGCGGCGCATCTCCCGGGCTTCGTTCCGCCGGCGACGGTCGCTGCGGGCCGGTCCGGCGCCGGCCGTCGCCTTGCTGCCTTTCCCCTGGGGGACGGGTCCATTCCGAGTCCCCGAGTGCAGAGACTCGTGTGTTTGTGGATCTCACCGCCTGCTGGGGACAAACGCCCCGCCGGCGCTCGGGTCTCTCACGGGTGCGATTTCTACTCTGTTTTTACCGCAGTCCCTCCAGGTGCCGCAGGGGAAACCTTTGGGTACGAGGGCCGGGAGGCAGCGCAGTTCCTGGAAAACACAGTTTGGTGGGGCGCTGTGGGGCAGGAGGGCGGCGCTCCGCCGGGGAAACTCGCTCTCTGTTTGCATGGCGATGGCTCCTTTTACCATGGTGACGCGTGTTTGTCTTCTgctttgtttgggggggggtgttggttTCTACTTGCACAGGCAAAATAGTCAGgggatttacatttttattgtttcctgATGGCACCAGATAACACACTcgcaccgcacacacacacacacacacacacacacacacaccaaaattATCTTGGTCCAACAGATATGTTCACACTGTTAAGACACGTGAGGGACGGACAACGGGCACTTTGTGTAGCGTGTGGACGGAGTTTCCAGCGCCATCCTGCATACCACACACACTCCGAGGCCTACAGAGCCTTGACCGCGtcgtccccgtccccgtccccgtcccacACGCTCGTGTCCTCCTGGGTTTCCCGAGGAAGCATCGCCACAGAGTGTGCGGAAAGGGAGCGTAAACCGTGTCCTCATGTCCGTCCTCACAGCGAGCAAGAGACTCTTGTCCATCAAGAGACTgtgaagaagctggaggagagtGTGAGACGGCAGGTGGAAGAGCGAGAGGCGCTGAGGACACAGGTATGTCTCGCACCGGGAGGTGCTCTTTGCTTCGCTTCACCGAGTGTCCGTCAGGGAGCAAACGACACATAAATGTCACACGTACGTCAGTCTGGACTTGCaaacaactgggaccagaagtctgttcgtaactcgatttgtttgtaTTTCCAAAGTCACTCTTACCACTGACAGTCAGCAGAGGGTTAATTGTACAAATGTCCCCCTGCTTagatggagagacagacagatgcTGAATTGCCACCAGGGGTCAATAAACTGAGTGCTTACTGACTGGACAGCTTTTGTAAAGATCTCACGGTTTAAAAAATTCCCGTTTTTACCTTGGAGCCGCATTACAGATAAAAGTGATTTCAAATGATGGACGAAACaaatccatcatgtctacaaacTGCTGTCGAGCAATTCGTCCCTGGAGCACGTGCGGCGTCGCTCATCCATCCCCCTCATCGCGTTGCTGATCCCCGACGCCGAGGAGCACCGGAGACGAGCCGtgaacaccgtggaagtgagttgactTGAGGCGGCTGCGCTGCCAGGTGCTCTCTAGCGCCCCCGGCGTAAACAGAGCTCACGCCCGCTCTGCCGACAGACGGAAATTGAGGTCAACGAAACCAAGCCGGTCCCGTGCAGGGCGagtgcccccctccccgtcctgcgccccgtgttgccgcgaccccctcgggacgagcggttccacGCGCCGCGTTGCAGAAACAAGCTGTTTGTGACTCGACAGTTTGTAACACGAGGGCTCGGCGGGTTTGGAGCGGCGCCTTGCGCCGCGAGGTCCTCCGAGGGTCGCGCGGTGACGATTTGGCGCCTCGACCTGCCGCTTCCACCTCGAGAGCTTCCGTCTCACACGTTCCTTCCTCTCAGCTCAGAGAGAAGATGTTCCTGTTGCGCCGTCCTGAAGGTCGCTCAGGTTTCTCTTCTGCTCGCCAGAGCCGAGCACCGTCCGCCTTCCGCCTCTGGTTGAGCGCAGCTGTCGTGGAGTTCGACCGAGCGAAGGAAgtggttctctctctctctctctctctctctctctctctctcacagacacacacacacacaccccctgtCCGTGTGTCCGACCCCCCCGAGCACCGCATGCCAGCGCCGCCTTTCTTTCACACGACTGAGCGGCGTCGACGAGGCCGTGTTTCGCGGCCGCACAGTGACTGTGTCACGCTCTCCTCGCGTCTTTGGCGCACCTCGTTTGACCGCCCTGCAGGACACACGCGAGGAGCGGAAGGCAGCTTCAGGGTGCGAAGTGACTGAAGTAACCCTTTTTGGGTAATACCGCTACTTCCGCTTGACACCGCATGCTGTGAAAGTGTGTCTTCCAAACGTCCCTCCTTTCCTGTCTCTCCGTGCCTTTCTCACACACTACTTGAGCGGATCTTCCGCCCACTTCTAGTACCACGCGAACGCAAACGTGACCGGATCCCGAGGGAGAAAAGTACGCAACAGCGCCCTCGTCTCCGCGTCCTTTCCTCGGTGCGGAAGGTCAACGTAATCGTCCCTGCAGTCAAACTGGACTCTggcacctttagctgtaatgaccGCAACCGAACACGTCCTGCAGCCGTCGACCGCGCCCCGCTGCGGTCCCACGAACTCTGACCTGACCCGACCCAAGAGAAGCCTGCCGTTCCCCGGATCTTCTTCTGGGTTCTTCTCGAGCTCATGAACCCTTTTACTCCTCGCTCACGCAGAGGTTTTGGCAGAACAGCCACTGCTGGGTAGAGTCACCGCTGTTCCAGACTTTCTCCGTTTGACAGGTGCGGCTCTGACCGCGGTTCAGCTGAGGTTTAAACGGCTGCGTAACCCTGTCCACGCCGACGGGCTTCTGGGAATTTCCTCTGAGTTTCACAAGGTGCCAACCAGCTTCACTGTTCCTGGTACCGCAGGgctttgtgtgtctgacagtGACCGGGCAATGGCCGTGTTCAAGGTGGAGGCCGAGGCGGAGCGTGACCGGGCCCGCGTGGTGCTCCGGGAGCAGGAGCTCGCCCTGGAGAGGGAGAATAACGAGGGCCTGAGGCTCAAGTgccagagggagaaggagcaacttcagcagcaggtggcattctTTTCGTTCAGCCAAACCCTAAGTAGTGTGTGGAGGAGAGAGGGGTGCAAGGAGAGGCAGGcaaacagcccccccccccccccccccccatctctctcctCGAACCCAAGCTGTCCTCCATGGCGCAGGTGGCTGTGCGGGACGCCCAGGAGCGAGTTCtcgtgctggagaggaggctgcGGGAGGCGCTGGAGGGACggcggggggaggaggaggcggcggcggcggcggcccgGCAGACTGCGCTGGAGAGGGAGCTGCAGCGGCTGCGGCACGAGGAACAACAGGGGGCGCTGCGGCTGCTccgactgcagcaggagctaGAAGAGCAGAGGCAGGAGACGTGGAAGCTGCAGGAGCAGGTGGGGCCGGGGGGCAGAGGGAGAAGGCGGGACTCGCTCAGAGTCTCCGCCCACTCGGCCCAGACCCTCGAAGCGCTGGGACCCCCTGTGGGCCGCGTGTCTCGAGTTGCGACGCGATTCAACAGAGTACTGGGGAGGTTGTGGAAAGACTCTAAAagaagagacagacacacacacacacacacagaatggtatggagggaaaagaaagagtGAGACCTTTTCCTATTCACCTTCCAGTGCCCAGGTCTGGGACGCAGAGGCTGGACACGGGGGTTCGGAACCCATTCCCCCACCGGCTCCTCCTCACGGTCTCTGCATCGCCTGCGTTGGGGGAAGTGTGCAGCCCGTCACTGGCGCACACAAATTGGAGCAGATATTTCttgaggctgtgtgtgtgcgagagagagggaggaagactGAGAGAACTGCATTGCATTTCCCACAGTtgtgcagcagggggcgctgtccAGGAGCAGGATCCCTGAGGGTCTCTGAGCTCACTGCGTTGTGCCAAGTGTATTGGTGGAACCGGTGCAGCAGCTGGAGACTCTCTGTGCCAATTGTTCTCCGAGTCGGGAGCGTCGACCGCACCGCCGCGACCCTGACCTATGTCCTCTGACCTCTGTGCTGTTGGCAGAACACGCTACTGCAGGAAACGGTTCGGCGGGAGTGTGAGGAGCGTGAGGAGCTGACAGCTGCCCTCACGGATGCCAGGGAGCAGCTTTCGGAGCGCCGCGCCACCAGGACCCGCCCCGCCAGACCCGAAGATGGTCCGGACCTCCGAGGCCCCCAGGGGCCCCGTGCTGCTGTAGCCCGGTGACCGCTGCTCCTGTCCAGGCTGCCCAGGGCGACTTGGTGACCGAAGTGCAGCAAGAGGTCATGGGCAGGGAAGAGGGAGagcagccccagccccagcgcacacgcacacagagacgcacacacacacagacagctgcCAGGAAGAAGGAAGCGTGACTGCCGATCCAGAACGCCGTGCCCCACCCCGCCGTTGAGAGGGGGCCACTGGCTATCTCCTGCTGCACATTCCCCACTCAGCCACACGGGGGCCTCTTCTCTCCTTCCTTAATTGGTTCCAGTTGGTTTCAGGAATCCATTTGGTACGGACCCAATCTCCTGTCCAGGACCACATGTGGAACGAGGTTCGGGTCTCTCCATGAAGGCGGATTGCGACGCGCCAAAATGTCGCTCTTCTCCTAAATTCTCCAAGAGGCTGGAAGAGGTGATTGGGGTGACAGGAGAACAGCGAGGACCTGGTAACCATGACAAATCCTCA of Scleropages formosus chromosome 10, fSclFor1.1, whole genome shotgun sequence contains these proteins:
- the LOC108924625 gene encoding trichohyalin-like, producing MVALQLLASSRQDLRDVQQSFSRLQDAWKDCGTEPLQSSRRSDAEQARRSQEADRLRTEASELHVRLEAQIRDSAALRSHNQEAQAQLDDMKELLESLQQDLRRHQSAREDLEELLERRCKEAEELRCRHTELEKQSGETHRRLSAEVKEREERLLSCRRQFRSLQEQLSLQRRSEQEAARRRNDTEAEKRALRDALLEARQEASRLRRHSEQETLVHQETVKKLEESVRRQVEEREALRTQVEAEAERDRARVVLREQELALERENNEGLRLKCQREKEQLQQQVAVRDAQERVLVLERRLREALEGRRGEEEAAAAAARQTALERELQRLRHEEQQGALRLLRLQQELEEQRQETWKLQEQNTLLQETVRRECEEREELTAALTDAREQLSERRATRTRPARPEDGPDLRGPQGPRAAVAR